One genomic window of Triplophysa rosa linkage group LG11, Trosa_1v2, whole genome shotgun sequence includes the following:
- the paqr4a gene encoding progestin and adipoQ receptor family member 4a translates to MAFLNGPRLLDWANSPPHLQFNRYVLTGYRPISSVQECIKSLFYLHNELGNIYTHGIPLLCFLVLLPLNIPWSQISVTWLGVVHFLACLSPQLGSVVYHLFMNHEGGEPVYKRLLTLDMCGICMINTLGALPILYSTLLCYPFIRTVALLIYILLSSYAIYCAITARSRVRRLRSFAWQALFRFSFFLLRWAGVGGGSPTSLRHFVTMDALAVLGGVINITRIPERFRPGLFDYWCNSHQIMHVLVVVSILYLHWGVLDDLLWINSHDCHSD, encoded by the exons ATGGCATTTTTAAACGGCCCCCGACTGCTGGACTGGGCAAACTCTCCTCCACATTTACAGTTCAACAGATATGTCCTGACCGGCTATAGACCTATCTCCTCCGTCCAGGAGTGCATTAAAAGTCTCTTCTATCTGCACAATGAGCTGGGGAACATCTATACTCATG GAATCCCTCTGCTCTGCTTCCTGGTGCTGCTACCACTCAACATCCCCTGGTCTCAGATCAGCGTGACGTGGCTCGGCGTGGTGCACTTCCTTGCCTGTTTGTCTCCGCAGCTGGGATCAGTGGTCTACCATCTCTTCATGAACCATGAGGGCGGTGAGCCTGTCTACAAAAGGCTGCTTACGCTCGATATGTGCGGAATCTGCATGATCAACACGCTAG GAGCTCTGCCCATCCTGTACAGCACTCTGCTCTGTTACCCCTTCATACGCACAGTGGCTCTGCTGATATACATCCTGCTATCCAGTTACGCCATCTACTGTGCCATCACAGCACGCAGCAGAGTGCGACGCCTGCGTTCCTTTGCCTGGCAAGCACTTTTCCGCTTCTCGTTTTTCCTACTGCGTTGGGCGGGTGTGGGCGGAGGGAGTCCCACCTCGTTGCGTCACTTCGTCACCATGGATGCACTAGCGGTGTTGGGCGGGGTCATAAATATCACCCGGATTCCCGAGCGTTTCCGCCCGGGCTTATTTGACTACTGGTGCAACAGCCATCAGATCATGCATGTCCTGGTGGTGGTTTCTATACTGTACCTGCACTGGGGGGTACTGGACGATCTACTGTGGATCAACAGCCATGACTGTCACTCTGACTGA
- the prf1.9 gene encoding perforin 1.9 produces MIRPATLGIWLLLFFPNLTSSACFLGKAAVCQDAEFAPGSDLAGEGFDITKMQRLGAFVIDMSKWELENNTCNLCKNPFMQGKKQKLPKSVIDWRPSQKCRMSLSSSVYESSESLVSSSVSSVENNWKAGLEIGNILSKASVTFAGTNSRLADYSLAKTKKDKFSFIKQSVSCAYYRYRISSKSSVHPELSYEFTNLPAIYNNQTKESYWSFVERFGTHYITKVKLGGAAQSVTSVKECMASLQHLSTEEVKTCLDVEASVSVRGRVGVNTAYHHCKQARDKKLNKDSFAHTFSDRLSEITGGHTEDPALLFSSSNDPGAYKQWLSSVPGKPDVISFSLKPLHVLLPVKNPMQSHLRRAIRDYILQRALWRNCSTPCRVGIARNPKEPCECSCHNNPAVKANCCPVQLGYAQITVVAVKATGLWGDYSSSTDGYVKVLRNHKILLGTTAVIWHQNSPTWNWAFNLGNNVLSKIGVLRLEVWDRDSGWDDDLLGACNIQLKAGNTSNFCRLNHGVLYYNTQVTCAPGLTGSSCSEYTGFPMSTALENIYVSRHARPLPKDVLLKMGVLLDERRVLFGQSGDLKSEAMIFKGREEKHKMSENFL; encoded by the exons ATGATCCGCCCAGCTACCCTGGGGATTTGGCTTCTACTGTTCTTTCCTAATCTAACCAGCTCAGCATGCTTCTTGGGGAAAGCAGCCGTCTGTCAAGATGCTGAGTTTGCACCAGGGTCTGACCTGGCTGGTGAGGGCTTCGACATCACTAAGATGCAACGCCTAGGAGCTTTTGTTATTGATATGAGCAAATGGGAGCTCGAGAACAACACATGTAACCTGTGCAAAAACCCGTTCATGCAGGGCAAAAAGCAGAAGCTCCCAAAGTCGGTGATAGACTGGCGCCCCAGCCAAAAATGCAGAATGTCATTGTCCAGTTCTGTATACGAGTCTAGTGAGTCGCTGGTCAGTTCCAGTGTCTCTTCTGTAGAGAACAACTGGAAGGCTGGCCTTGAAATAGGTAACATTTTGAGTAAAGCATCGGTGACATTCGCTGGAACTAACTCTAGACTCGCTGATTATTCCCTGGCAAAGACCAAGAAGGACAAGTTCAGCTTTATTAAACAGTCGGTGTCATGTGCATACTACAG ATACAGGATCTCCAGCAAGTCTTCCGTTCATCCCGAACTGAGTTATGAATTTACAAACCTTCCAGCAATCTACAACAACCAAACGAAAGAAAGCTACTGGTCATTTGTTGAAAGGTTTGGCACTCATTACATTACAAAG GTGAAACTGGGTGGAGCTGCACAGTCTGTGACTAGTGTCAAAGAATGCATGGCTAGTCTACAGCACCTTAGTACCGAAGAGGTTAAAACATGTCTGGATGTTGAGGCATCTGTAAGCGTAAGGGGGAGGGTCGGTGTAAATACAGCATACCATCACTGTAAACAGGCCAGAGACAAAAAACTGAACAAGGACAGCTTTGCTCACACTTTTAGTGACAG GTTATCGGAGATCACTGGGGGTCATACTGAAGACCCTGCCCTTCTCTTCTCATCCAGTAATGACCCTGGCGCTTACAAACAGTGGCTCTCCTCAGTACCAGGAAAACCTGATGTGATTTCCTTTTCATTGAAGCCCCTTCATGTTTTGCTGCCGGTCAAGAACCCTATGCAAAGCCACTTACGTCGAGCCATTCGTGACTACATACTGCAGAGGGCCCTTTGGAGGAACTGCTCTACCCCGTGCAGGGTCGGAATCGCAAGAAACCCCAAGGAACCTTGTGAGTGCAGCTGCCATAACAACCCAGCAGTGAAAGCCAACTGCTGCCCGGTACAGCTTGGATATGCTCAGATCACCGTGGTTGCGGTGAAAGCAACAGGTCTATGGGGAGATTACTCCTCAAGTACAGATGGGTATGTGAAGGTCCTGAGAAATCACAAGATTCTTTTAGGGACAACAGCAGTGATTTGGCATCAGAACTCACCTACTTGGAACTGGGCCTTTAATCTTGGTAACAATGTTCTGTCCAAGATTGGTGTTTTGAGACTAGAGGTATGGGATAGGGACAGCGGGTGGGATGATGATCTGCTGGGGGCATGTAATATTCAGCTTAAAGCAGGTAATACATCTAACTTCTGTAGACTTAACCATGGTGTGTTGTACTATAATACCCAAGTAACTTGTGCTCCTGGTTTAACTGGCTCCTCATGTTCTGAGTACACTGGCTTTCCAATGTCCACTGCTCTAGAGAACATATACGTGTCACGACACGCCCGGCCTCTTCCGAAAGATGTGCTGCTGAAAATGGGGGTGCTGTTAGATGAACGCCGCGTTTTGTTTGGCCAAAGCGGTGATCTTAAAAGTGAAGCAATGATTTTTAAAGGGAGAGAGGAAAAGCACAAAATGAGTGAAAACTTTCTCTAA
- the prf1.1 gene encoding perforin-1.1, with protein sequence MWVGLVIYLLLPNVQSCSKGTPKECAEANFAPGSNLAGEGYDVTKMQRKGAFVINTYTWSQNDKSCMICKNPYMDGEKQKLPISVVDWRSSQKCSMKISSSLYESSEELVSSSSSSIENNWAVNLGIDIHQNKASFIMAGTNSKLAEYSMEKTKKDKFSFASQSISCAFYSYRVSNKPVLHPEFKRSMKELPKTYNIDFKQRFYKFINTYGTHYITKVTLGGSVHSVTSIKQCETALQGLSVDEVKICLDVEASANVRDKADMKAESKHCNEDKEKTESKQSFSNRFQDRLTEVTGGHTTEPELLFSGSKDPTAYKEWLATLPSNPDVISYSLEPLHELISTKHPVRKQLRQAIHDYILEKSLLRNCSESCKTGIKSNSNDPCVCTCHNNPGITPSCCPSQRGLARVNITIVKAQGLWGDHTTATDGYVKVFDKNNMQVGRTDVIMNNNSPYWVRTFDLGDVVLSENYKLRLEVWDEDSKWDDDLLGTCEVSTRQGLIENFCSLNHGVLYYKIEVTCGPSLSGPYCLKYVGSPMNFHLEKVYVSRNARPVPAEMLMEKGVLLDKIYFNQKTSYSYKTIL encoded by the exons ATGTGGGTAGGGCTTGTCATTTACCTTTTGCTGCCCAATGTGCAGTCATGCTCTAAAGGTACACCAAAAGAATGTGCAGAAGCAAATTTTGCCCCTGGGTCAAACTTGGCCGGGGAAGGATATGATGTGACCAAGATGCAGCGCAAAGGAGCCTTCGTAATCAACACGTACACCTGGAGTCAAAACGATAAATCGTGCATGATTTGCAAGAATCCCTACATGGATGGGGAAAAACAAAAGCTCCCTATATCTGTGGTGGACTGGAGATCCAGTCAGAAGTGCAGCATGAAAATCTCAAGTTCTCTCTATGAGTCCAGTGAAGAGCTGGTCagctccagcagctcgtctatTGAGAACAACTGGGCTGTGAACTTAGGGATAGACATCCATCAAAATAAAGCCTCGTTCATTATGGCTGGAACTAACTCCAAGCTTGCAGAGTACTCGATGgagaagaccaagaaagacaagTTTAGTTTTGCCAGTCAGAGTATATCGTGTGCCTTTTACAG CTACAGGGTCTCTAATAAGCCTGTTCTCCACCCTGAGTTTAAGCGCTCTATGAAGGAGCTTCCCAAGACGTACAATATTGATTTCAAACAGCGCTTCTACAAGTTCATTAACACCTATGGAACCCATTATATCACTAAG GTAACTCTTGGTGGAAGTGTGCACTCGGTGACCAGCATCAAACAGTGTGAGACCGCTCTTCAAGGCTTAAGTGTGGACGAAGTGAAGATATGTTTAGATGTAGAGGCAAGTGCTAATGTCCGTGACAAAGCCGACATGAAAGCAGAAAGTAAACATTGTAATGAAGATAAGGAGAAAACAGAGAGCAAACAGAGTTTCTCCAACCGCTTTCAAGACAG actCACTGAGGTCACTGGTGGTCATACAACAGAGCCTGAGCTTCTTTTCTCAGGAAGCAAAGACCCAACCGCCTACAAAGAATGGCTCGCTACTCTCCCATCAAACCCTGATGTGATCTCTTATTCTCTGGAGCCCCTGCACGAGTTAATCTCCACCAAACATCCAGTGCGCAAACAATTGCGCCAAGCCATCCATGACTACATCCTAGAAAAATCTCTTTTGAGGAACTGCTCTGAATCTTGCAAGACCGGCATTAAATCCAATTCCAACGATCCCTGTGTCTGCACGTGTCACAACAATCCCGGGATTACACCCAGCTGTTGTCCTTCTCAGCGTGGACTTGCTCGGGTAAACATCACAATTGTGAAGGCGCAGGGCCTGTGGGGTGACCATACCACAGCGACTGACGGATATGTAAAAGTGTTTGACAAAAATAATATGCAGGTTGGACGTACCGATGTGATCATGAATAACAACTCACCCTACTGGGTGAGGACCTTTGATCTGGGTGATGTTGTACTGTCGGAGAATTACAAACTGAGACTGGAGGTGTGGGATGAAGATAGTAAATGGGATGATGACTTGCTGGGAACATGTGAAGTATCTACAAGACAAGGCCTGATTGAGAATTTCTGCAGTTTGAATCATGGTGTGCTGTACTACAAAATAGAAGTGACTTGTGGCCCGAGTCTGTCTGGACCTTATTGTTTGAAGTATGTTGGTTCTCCCATGAACTTTCACCTGGAGAAGGTTTACGTGTCTCGAAATGCAAGGCCTGTGCCAGCAGAAATGCTGATGGAGAAAGGAGTGCTTCTGGATAAGATTTATTTCAATCAGAAGACAAGTTACAGTTATAAAACCATTCTGTAG